Proteins from a single region of Dysosmobacter acutus:
- a CDS encoding folate family ECF transporter S component → MLIREKHLFASPLSKGYWTEAAVSLRDLRCMLFAALMIAACIVLSRFKIPMGENLSISITFLARALCSLVYGPLGCLIFAAAEDTLSFFVSSGGYPYFPGYMLTTMMGCYIYALFFYRSKITVKRIILAKVLTNIQNVLLGSLWSAILYSKGYLFYMTASLVKNVLYLPVQILLMVMLFQLLLPAMQRQHLIPAQMEGDRIPW, encoded by the coding sequence ATGCTCATTCGCGAAAAACATCTCTTCGCCTCCCCCCTGTCCAAGGGCTATTGGACGGAGGCCGCGGTCAGCCTGAGGGACCTTCGGTGCATGCTGTTTGCGGCACTGATGATCGCCGCATGCATCGTGCTCTCCCGGTTTAAGATTCCCATGGGGGAAAACCTCAGCATCAGCATCACGTTTTTGGCCAGGGCTCTGTGCTCTTTGGTCTACGGGCCGTTGGGCTGCCTTATTTTTGCCGCCGCCGAGGATACGCTGAGCTTTTTCGTCAGCTCCGGCGGTTACCCCTACTTCCCCGGCTATATGCTCACCACCATGATGGGCTGCTACATCTACGCTCTGTTTTTCTATCGCTCCAAGATCACCGTGAAGCGTATCATCCTGGCCAAGGTGCTGACCAATATTCAGAATGTGCTGCTGGGCTCGCTCTGGAGTGCCATCCTCTACTCCAAGGGCTATCTCTTTTACATGACTGCCAGTCTGGTGAAAAATGTTCTGTACCTCCCCGTACAGATTCTTCTGATGGTCATGCTCTTCCAGCTGCTGCTGCCGGCCATGCAGCGCCAGCACCTGATTCCCGCCCAAATGGAGGGCGACCGCATCCCTTGGTAA